The following is a genomic window from Nocardioides thalensis.
CGACGCGATCTGGGGCGGCACCGGTGACGACGGGTTGCTGGGGCTGATGGGCAACGACCGGCTGTACGGCGGCGACGGCACCGATGACTGCCGTGGCGGGCAGGGCCGCGACCGGCGTACCGCCTGCGAATAGGCGTTTCCGTCACATTCGAAGATCGGGCTTGACTTCAAGTTTGGTTTAACTTGAACGCTAGGGGCATGACCACTACGAAGCCTCTCACGATCGCGGTGATCCTCGGCTCCACCAGGCCCGGCCGGCTCGGCCCGGCGGTCGCCGACTGGATCACCCCGCACCTGGAACAGCACGGCGACCTCGTGGTCGACCTGATCGACCCGGCAGCGTCCGCGGATCCCGCCGAGCACGGCTCCCGGCTCGATCGCGCCGACGGGTACGTCGTCGTCACGCCCGAGTACAACCACAGCTTTCCCGCGCCGCTCAAGGAGCTGATCGACGCGCACGGCGCCGTCTGGCACGCGAAGCCGGTGACGTTCGTGTCGTACGGCGCCTTCTCCGGCGGCCTCCGCGCCATCGAGCACCTGCGTGGGGTGTTCGCGGAGCTGCACGCCGCGACGCTCCGCGACACGGTCAGCCTGCCGATGATCTGGGAGCACCTCGACGGCGAAGGCCGGCTCGCTCCTCCCGCCTCCGCCGAGGCCGCGGCCAAGATCCTCGTCGACCGCCTCGCCTGGTGGGCCGCAGCGCTCGCCGAGGCCCGGACGCGCTCGCCGTACGCCGCCTGATGGCCGGCCTGACCACGCCGGCGCCGACCGCCGGCGCCGAAGCCCCGCGCCGCGCCGCGACCGTCGTCGCGCTGACCGTCATCGCCGGCACGGTGATGATCCCCCTCGACGTCACCGTCGTCGCCGTTGCACTCGCCCGGCTCTCGCAGGAAACGGGTGCCCCGCTGCCGGTGATCCAATGGGTCACCACCGGATACACGCTCGCGCTCGCGGCGGTGATCCCGTCGGCTGCCTGGGCGATCGGGAGGTACGGCGCTCGCGCCGTCTTCCTCACAGCCGTGGGCCTCTTCACCTTCGCCTCCGTCCTGGTGGCCTTCTCCTGGGACGCGGGCAGCATGATCGCGTTCCGCGTGCTCCAGGGCATGGGCGGCGGGTTCGTCATGCCGGCGGCGATGACGCTGGCGCTCCGGACGGCTGCCCCCGACGACCGTGGCAGGGTGATGTCGCTGCTGGGTCTGCCGATCCTCGTGGGACCGGTCTTCGGCCCGCCGCTCGGCGGCTGGCTGATGGATGCACTGTCCTGGCGGTGGATCTTCCTGGTCAACCTGCCGATTGGGCTGCTCGCGCTCGCCCTGGCCGCACGGAACCTCCCGCGGACCGCGGTCGACACCACGGCCGGCCTCGACCGGCGCGGCCTCCTCCTGCTCCCGCCCGCGATGGTCCTGCTGGTGCTCGGCACGTCGTTGGCCGAGGGCGACCCGCTCCGTCCGCCGGTGCTCGCGGCGCTGCTCGCCGGCCTGCTCCTCCTCGCGCTGTTCGCCGCCCACGCCCTGCGGGTGCCGCACCCCCTGCTGCGGGTGCGGCTCCTCGGCCAGCGGCTGACCGGCGGGGGAGCGCTCGTCCTGCTGCTGTTCGCCGGCGGCTACTTCTCGACGCTGCTCCTGGTGCCGCTCTACTACCAAGTGGCCCGCGGCGAGAGCGCCACGGCCGCGGGCCTCCTGATGATGCCGCAGGCCGTCGTCGCCGGGATCACGATCCAGGTGTCCGGACGCCTCGTCGACCGGCTCCCACCGCTGCGGGTCATCGGCACCGGGATCGCCCTCGCCGTGGCCGGGTACGTCGCGTTCGCCGTGCAGCTGTCCGCCGGCGCGTCGTACTGGCAGCTGGTGCCGGCGCTGATGCTCGGCGCCGGCGGAGCGGGCGCCAGCATGCTGCCCACGATCACGACGGCGACCCGGCACCTGGCCGACCCCGACATCCCGTCGGGCAGCACCATGATCAACGTCCTCAACCAGCTGGCCACGTCGGTCACGACCGCCGCCGTCGCCGTCGTCCTCGCCGGCGCGCTCGCCAGCCGCCTGCCGGGTCTGGCGACGGAGGGCGAGCTCGGCGCCCTCCAGACGCTGCCGGCGGCGGAGCGCCTGGCGGCGGCCCCGGCCGTCGCGGA
Proteins encoded in this region:
- a CDS encoding NADPH-dependent FMN reductase, producing MTTTKPLTIAVILGSTRPGRLGPAVADWITPHLEQHGDLVVDLIDPAASADPAEHGSRLDRADGYVVVTPEYNHSFPAPLKELIDAHGAVWHAKPVTFVSYGAFSGGLRAIEHLRGVFAELHAATLRDTVSLPMIWEHLDGEGRLAPPASAEAAAKILVDRLAWWAAALAEARTRSPYAA
- a CDS encoding DHA2 family efflux MFS transporter permease subunit; amino-acid sequence: MGRSARRGPDALAVRRLMAGLTTPAPTAGAEAPRRAATVVALTVIAGTVMIPLDVTVVAVALARLSQETGAPLPVIQWVTTGYTLALAAVIPSAAWAIGRYGARAVFLTAVGLFTFASVLVAFSWDAGSMIAFRVLQGMGGGFVMPAAMTLALRTAAPDDRGRVMSLLGLPILVGPVFGPPLGGWLMDALSWRWIFLVNLPIGLLALALAARNLPRTAVDTTAGLDRRGLLLLPPAMVLLVLGTSLAEGDPLRPPVLAALLAGLLLLALFAAHALRVPHPLLRVRLLGQRLTGGGALVLLLFAGGYFSTLLLVPLYYQVARGESATAAGLLMMPQAVVAGITIQVSGRLVDRLPPLRVIGTGIALAVAGYVAFAVQLSAGASYWQLVPALMLGAGGAGASMLPTITTATRHLADPDIPSGSTMINVLNQLATSVTTAAVAVVLAGALASRLPGLATEGELGALQTLPAAERLAAAPAVADAIQVAFLLPIGMMVTSFVVAVVFLRRR